GCGGTACGGGCCCTCGTAGCGGCAGCGCGCCGCCCACTCGGTCCAGAACGCTTCGGTGGCCGCCAGTGCGCGCAGCGGGTCGACCGGCCGGCTGGGCGGGTGGTGCGACGGCCCCCACGCCAGCACGAAGCCGACCCGCTCGCCCTCGCCGACGGTGAAGTCGGAGTGCGTCGTCAGCGACCGGCCGTAGGTGGGGACCTCGGTGTGCAGCGCGACGGAGTCGGGCCCGGCCACGCCGACGATGAGGCCGTCGTCGCGGTGCATCCACGGCACCGAGCGGCCGTAGTCGAAGCGCAGCCGCAGCTCGCTGTGCATCGTCACCCGGCCGGACAGCCCCTCGACGATGCGGACGACGTCGTGCTCGCCGGTGCTCTCGGGCATGAAGTCGATGACCTTGACGCTGCCGTCGGGGGTGTCCCAGACGTGCTCGAGGATCAGCGTGTCGCCGCGGTACCAGCGGCGGTCGGCCGGGCCGGCGCCCATCGGGGCGATCCGCCAGAAGCCGTTCTTCTCGGTGCCGAGCAGCGACGCGAAACAGGCGGCGGAGTCGAACCGGGGCAGGCAGAGCCAGTCGATGGTGCCGTCGCGGTCGACCAGGGCGGCGGTGTGGAGGTCGCCGATGATGCCGTGGTCCTCGATCAGCCCCGTCATGTCCCCATGTCTACCCGACGGACTGCGTCGGCGCCGGGGTGTCGCTGTCGCCGGAGGTCTCGTCGCGGCCGCGCGCCTCGGCCCGGATCAGCAGGACGAACCCGCCGACGCCGACGACGGCGAACAGGAACCACTGGATCGCGTACGACAGGTGCGGCCCGGACTCGGTGGCGGGCGGGTCGATGAGCTGAAGCGACGTCGCCGGCTCCGGGTCCTGGGTGATCAGCTCGCCCCACGCGCCGTAGAACGGGTACGGCAGCCCGTCGGCGATCGCCTCGACGTCGACGAACCGCACCGACCCCGTCGACGGGTCGACGTCGTGGCCGGTCTCGCTGTGCCGGACCCGCGCGGTGACGGTGACCTCGCCGTCTGACGGGGCCGGCAGTTCGATCTCGTCGTCGTCGCGGCCGTCGGCGGGCACGAACCCGCGGTCGACCAGCAGCGCGGTGCCGTCGTCGCCGACCAGCGGGGTCAGCGCGTGCACACCGCGGGTGCCGTCGACCGGGCGCAGCCGCAGCCGCAGCTCGTTGTCGACGTCCCAGCGGCCGGTGACCTGGACGGTGCTCCACTCGTCGCCCGCGGCCAGCGCCTGGCCGGGCGGGACGAGCTCGGCGGCCGGCACCGCGTCGCCGTCGACGTTGGCCTCGATGACGGCGTTGCGGTCCTGCCGCTGCTCGTTGCGGTCGAGCTGCCAGAGCCCGAGGCGGACGCACAGCAGCACCAGGAGCACTCCGGCGAGCGTGCGCACCAGCCAGCGCCGCGACGCCAGGAACCTGTACACGGGATCGACGGTACGCCGAGGCCTCACCCAAGGCCCCACCGGGGGCTCAGGGGTGTCGGACGGATCTTCGCCGGCGCGGATCGGCGACCAGACGCCGACCAGCGGCGTTGTCGTCGTCGGCCGATGGCTCCGCATCGACCTCCTCCTCCGCCTTGCTGGACCGACGACTGGACGCCGCCCGCATCCGCCAATATCCGTCCGACACCCCTAGGCTGGAGAGATGCTGGTCGACCGATATGGACGCGTGGCCACCGACCTCCGGGTGTCGCTGACCGATCGCTGCAACCTGCGGTGCACCTACTGCATGCCGGAGGAGGGCCTGGCCTGGCTGCCGCGCCAGGACATCCTCACCGACGACGAGGTGGTGCGGCTGGTCCGGATCGCCGTCGAGCGGCTGGGCGTGCACGAGGTCCGGTTCACCGGCGGCGAGCCGCTGCTGCGCCGCGGGCTGGTCGACATCGTCGCCGCGTGCTCCGGGCTCGAGCCGCGCCCGGAGCTGTCGCTGACGACCAACGCCATCGGGCTGGCGAAGCTGGCCGGCGCGCTCGCCGACGCCGGGCTCGACCGTGTCAACGGGTCGCTCGACACCCTGCGCGCCGACCGGTTCGAGACGCTGACGCATCGCCGCCGCCTCGACGACGTCCTGGCCGGGCTGACCGCGGCGCGCGACGCCGGGCTCGACCCCATCAAGATCAACGCCGTCCTCATGCGCGGCATCAACGACGACGAGGCGCCGGAGCTGCTGGCGTGGGCGCTCGAGCACGGCTACGAGCTGCGCTTCATCGAGCAGATGCCGCTCGACGCCCAGCACGGCTGGGACCGCGCCACCATGGTGACGGCCGCGGAGATCCTGGCGTCGCTGCAGTCGGTGTTCACGCTGACCCCGCTGGGCGACGTCGAGCGCGGCAGCGCGCCGGCCGAGACCTGGCTGGTCGACGGCGGGCCGGCGCGCGTCGGTGTCATCGCGTCGGTCACCCGCCCGTTCTGCGGCAGCTGCGACCGCACCCGGCTCACCGCCGAGGGCCAGGTGCGCAACTGCCTGTTCGCGCGCGAGGAGTCCGACCTGCGCGGCGCCATGCGCTCGGGCGCCGACGACGCCGAACTGGCCCGCCGCTGGGAGATCGCGATGGCCGCCAAGGCGGCCGGTCACGGCATCGATGACCCCGGGTTTCTGCAGCCGTCGCGGCCGATGTCGGCGATCGGCGGCTGATTCCTTCGAAACGCCGGTGAGCTGCGGCTATCGGCCGTTGATCAGCAGGTGGGCGGCGGTGATCCGGCCGCGAGATGAGGACGACGCCGGGCAGCCACGGGGGAAGCCGCCCGACGTCGCCGGTACGCAACGCACCGACGGGGGAATACGGAACGTGCGCCTGGGGAGTATTGCACGTTCCACAACCACTTCGGAAGGCCCTGTCAATGTTCGATTCGATCTTTGGCTACTGGCGCAGCCGGAAGTTCGAGTCGCGGCGGAGGGACCACTGGTGAGAGCGCACTGTGGCGTGGCTGGCGGGTCGCGTTGGCGATGACGACGGCGATGTACGGGAGCACGACCGCACCCAGGATGAACACGATCCGCAGCCAGCCCTGGCTGATGACTGCCAGTGGCAGACATGCGACACGGATGCCCATCATGACGAGGTAGCGGCGCTGCCGGCTGGCGAGGTCGTCGCTGCGCGGCGCCGCGGCCGTCGTGACCGACGGCACAGGGTCGCTTCGTCGCGCGCCGTTTCCGCTCACCCCTCCACGGTAGGCCAGAATCGAGCGATCAGCGCGGCCGGGCCGCCCATTCGGCCCGGCGCCCGGGAAGAGGAGAAGGTCATGAATCGCACGTACCGAGTGACCGAGATCGTGGGGACGTCGACGGACGGCGTGGAGGCCGCGGTGCGCAACGGCATCGGCCGGGCCGCGCAGACCCTGCGCCACCTCGACTGGTTCGAGGTCACGGAGATCCGCGGCCAGATCGTCGACGGCGAGGTGCAGCATTTCCAGGTCGGCATGAAGGTCGGCTTCCGGCTCGAGGACGCCTGACGGTAGCGTCGGCGCGGACGTGTAACCCAGAGTGAGGAGAGCCCGACGTGGGTCGGTCCGTACTGGTGACCGGTGGCAATCGCGGCATTGGCCTCGCCATCGCGCGCTCGTTCGCGCAGGCCGGTGACGACGTCACCATCACCTACCGCAGCGGCGAGCCGCCCGAGGGACTGGCCGGGGTGCGCTGCGACGTCACCGACAGCGACTCGGTCGACGCGGCGTTCACCGAGGTCGAGGCCGCGCAGGGGCCGGTGGAGGTGCTGGTGGCCAACGCCGGCATCACCCGCGACACCCTGATGCTGCGCATGAGCGAGTCCGACTTCACCGACGTCGTCGACACCAACCTCACCGGAGCGTTCCGGGTGGCCAAGCGCGCCGCCAAGGGCATGCTCCGGGCCCGCAAGGGCCGCGTCGTGTTCATCTCCAGCGTCGTGGGCCTGCTCGGCTCGCCCGGCCAGGTCAACTACGCCGCCAGCAAGGCCGGCCTCGTCGGGCTGGCCCGGTCGATGTCGCGCGAGCTGGGCAGCCGCAACATCACCGCCAACGTCGTCGCGCCCGGCTTCGTCGAGTCCGACATGACCGCCGAGCTCACCGAGGCCCGCCGCAAGGAGATCCTCGACAGCGTCCCGCTCGGCCGCTACGGCAGTGCCGACGAGATCGCGCGGGTGGTGCGCTGGGTGGCCAGCGACGACGCGGCGTACGTGACCGGAGCCGTCATCCCGGTGGACGGCGGATTGGGGATGGGGCACTGATGGGCATTCTCGAGGGCAAGCGGATCCTGGTCACCGGGGTCCTGACGGAGGCGTCGTTCGCGTTCCACGTGGCGAAGCTGGCGCAGCAGGAGGGCGCCACCGTCGTCCTGACCGGCTTCGGCCGGATGAGCCTGGTCGAGCGCATCGCCAAGCGGCTGCCGTCGCCGGCGCCCGTCGTCGAGCTGGACGTCACCAGCACCAAGCAGCTCGACTCCCTGGCCGCCCGGGTCGGCGAGTACGTCGACGGCCTCGACGGCGTCGTGCACTCGGTCGGGTTCGCGCCGCAGACCGCGCTCGGCGGCAGCTTCCTGGAGACCCCGTTCGAGGACGTCGCCACCGCCGTGCACGCGTCGACGTACTCGCTGAAGTCGCTGACCATGGCCACGCTGCCGCTGATGCCCGGCGGCGGTTCCGTCGTCGGCATGGACTTCGACGCGCAGGTGGCCTGGCCCGGGTACGACTGGATGGGCGTGGCGAAGGCCGGCCTCGAGGCGACGGCGCGCTACCTCGCCAAGTACCTGGGTTCGCAGAACATCCGGGTCAACCTCATCTCCGCCGGGCCGGTGAAGACGATGGCGGCGCGGTCCATCCCGGGCTTCTCCGACTTCGAGGGCGTCTGGAACGACCGCGCGCCGCTCGGCTGGGACCTCTCCGACCCCGAGCCCGGCGCCCGCGGCGTCGTCGCGCTGCTGTCCGACTGGTTCCCGAAGACGACCGGTGAGGTCATCCACGTCGACGGCGGTGTGCACGCGGTGGGCGCGTGATCCCGGCCGGGCGCGACGGGTCGGTGCGGCTCGGCGGCCTGGTCGTCCGGGACCACTGGTTCGACGCCCCGCAGTCGCACGCCGCTCCTGACGGCGAACGGATCCGGCTGTACGCGCGGGAGGTCGTGTCCGCGGCGGCGCCCGATCGCGACCTGCCGTGGCTGCTGTTCCTGCAGGGTGGGCCGGGTGGGAAGGCCACGCGCCCGCCCGGCGCGTCGGGGTGGGTGGGCCGGGCGGTCCAGGACTTCCGGGTGCTGCTGCTGGACCAGCGCGGCACCGGCCGGTCGACGCCCGCGACGGCGGCGACGCTGGCGGCCCGCGGCGACGCCGCCGCGCAGGCCGAGTACCTGTCGCACTTCCGGGCCGACGCCATCGTGGCCGACGCCGAGCTGATCCGTCGCGCCCTTCTCGGTGACGACGGGCGCTGGCACGTACTGGGGCAGTCCTTCGGCGGGTTCTGCTCGCTGACCTACCTGTCGTTCGCGCCCGGCGGTCTGGCGTCGGTCATGCTGACCGGCGGGCTGGCCCCGATCGCCGTGGCCGTCGACGACGTCTACGCCGCCACCTATCCCGCCGCCGAGCGGAAGAACGAGCGGTTCCACGCGGCGTTCCCGCAGGCCCGGGCCCAGCTGGAGGCCGTGGCGGCGTTCGTCCGCGCGAACGACGTCGTGCTGCCGGACGGCTCGCGGCTGACCGTGCCGCGGTTGCAGGCGCTGGGGCTGGCCCTCGGCGCGAAGTCGGCGATTCCGGGTCTGGTCTACCTGCTGGAGGAGGCGTTCGCCGCCGACGGCGTGCTGTCCGACACCTTCCTCGTCGGCGCCTGGCAGGCCCTCTCGTTCGCGACCCAGCCGCTCTACGCCGTCGTGCACGAGGCCTGCTACGCGCACAACGCGGCGACCCGGTGGTCGGCGCAGCGGGTGGGCGCCGAGCTGGCGCAGTTCGCGCCCGACGCGGACCCGCTGCTGTTCACCGGCGAGATGATCTACCCCTGGATGTTCGAGCACGACCCCGCGCTGATCCCGTTGCGCGACACCGCTCAGCTGCTGGCCGAGCGGGAGTGGGGGCCGCTGTACGACCTCGACCGGCTGGCCGCCAACGAGGTGCCCGTCGCGGCCGCCCTCTACACCGACGACATGTACGTCGACGCAGGTCTGTCCCGTGACACCGCCGCGCGGGTGCGTGGGCTGCGCACCTGGGAGACCAACGCCCACGAGCACGACGGCCTGCGCGAGACCGAGGACGTCGTCGACCGGCTGATCCGGATGAACCGCGGGGAGCTCTGATGGCGAAGCCGCGCTTCACCGTCGTGGCGCGCGGCTACGACCGCGCCCAGGTCGATGCGCACTGCACGCGCATCGAGGCGACGCTGGCGGGGACGGCGGGCACGCTCGCGATCACCGCGGCGGAGGCGGTGAACCCGACGTTCGCCATCGTGCTGCGCGGCTACGACCACCACGAGGTCGAGGCGTGGGTGCGCGCCCGCGCCGAGCTGCTCCCCGGCGCCGGTGCGCCCGCCCCGTCCGCCTCCGTCGTCCAGCCGCCCGGGCAGGTGCCGGGCGCCCGGTTCCTGGTCGTTCGGTTGCGTGAGGGGTACGACATCGGCGAGGTCGACGCGTTCGTCGAGCGGATCCGGAACGGCGCGGGGTCGCTGACCGCCGACGAGGTGAACGCCGTCCAGTTCACGACCGTGCGGCTGCGGGCCGGCTACGACATGCAGGCCGTCGACGAGTACCTGGACGCGGTGGCCGCGCAGGTGCGCCCCGCAGCTCCGTCCACTGCTCCGGAGTCGACCACGACGGACTGGCGCGAGGCGGTGAACGCGCGGTACGAGCTGCTGAAGGTCGCCGAACGGCCGGCCGGGGACCGGTTCCGGACCGTGCGGCTGGGGGAGGGCTACGACCTCGGCGAGGTGGACACGTTCGTCGACCACGTCCGCGCGACGCTGGCCACGAGCCTGACCGCCGCCGAGGTGCGGGCGGCCGAGTTCACCACCGTCCGGCTGCGCGAGGGCTACGACATGCAGACGGTCGACGAGTGGCTCGCCGCGGTCGCGGCCGCCACCCGGGGCTGAGCCGGCGGTCAGTGCGTCCGCGCGGTCGTCAGCTCGATCAGCTGCGACAGCGCCTTCCGGCCGTCCTCGGTGACGTCGGCCGAGTCGAGGGTGCTGCGGGCGTCCGCGACCAGGTCGGTGACCAGCGCCTCCACCCGCTCCAGCGCACCCGTCCCGACCAGCACGTCGCGCAGCGCCGTCACGCCGTCGAGGTCCAGCGCGGGGTCGCCGAGCCGCGCGCCGACGAGCGCCGCCTGCTCGGCCGACGCCCGCTCCAGCGCGTACGCGACCAGCAGCGTCCGCTTGCCCTCGCGCAGGTCGTCGCCGGTGGGCTTGCCGGTGCGGTCCGGGTCGCCGAAGACGCCGAGGACGTCGTCGCGCAGCTGGAAGGCCTCGCCGAGAGCCGCGCCGAACCGCCGGTACGACGCCAGCAGCGGCTCCGGCGCACCGGCCAGCGCGCCGCCGATGACCAGCGGGTGCTCGACGGAGTAGCGTGCCGACTTGTACCGGATGACGGTGCGGGCGCGGTCGGCCTGGCCGCCCGGCAGGGTGCCGCCGCTGACCTGCTCGAGCATGTCGAGGTACTGCCCGCCGCCGACCTCGGTGCGCATGCGGTCGAACACCGCCCGTGCGGCCCGCAGCCGGTCGCCGTCGACGTCGGCGTGGTCGAACAGTTCGGCGCTCCACGCCAGCAGCATGTCGCCGAGCAGGATCGCGGCCGCCGCGCCGAACCCGTCGGCGTCGCCCTGCCAGCCGGAGTCGCCGTGCAGCGTCGCGAACCGGCGGTGCACGGACGGCAGCCCGCGGCGGGTGTCGGACGCGTCGATGAGGTCGTCGTGCACCAGCGCCGACGCCTGGAACAGCTCCAGCGCCGCCCCGATCGTCACCAGCGCGTCGTCGGCCGGGTCGCCACCGGCCGCCCGCCAGCCCCAGTAGGCGAACGTCGGGCGCAGCCGTTTCCCACCGGACAGGAACGCGGCCGCGGCGTCCACCAGCGGCAACGTCTGCGGGCTGGCCGCGCCGAGCACCTCGCGCTGCCCGTCCAGGAACGCGTCGAGGGTCTGCTGGATGCGCGGCCGCAGGAGGCCGACCGGGTTGTCGGGGCCCGCGAGGGGCGCTGGGGTCACCACGCCTGCAAGGCTAGGGGGTGGCTTCGGCGAGGGCGGCTTCGAGGTCGTCGAGGATCGCGTGCGCGCCGCGGTAGGTCGAGCTGCCCCACACGTCGTAGTCGGCGTCGACGACCTTGCCGGCCTGCGCCGCCGGGAGGTTCTGCCACAGCGCCGACGACGTGATGGTCTCGCGCGCGCCGGTGTTCTCGCCGTTGGCCAGCACGAAGACGACGTCGCCGTCGGCCTCGGGGATGAGCTCCAGGCTGATCTCGATGAAGTCGCGGTCCGGGTCGGGCTCCAGCTGGCCGGCCGGGCGGGCGAAGCCGACGTCGTCGAGCACCTGGCCGGGGAACGACGCCGGCGTCTCCAGCCGCAGCACGTCGGCGGCCTGCACCCGGACCAGGGAGACCTCGACGGCGCCCGGGTCGCCGACGGCGTCGCGGACCTGCTGGACGTGCTCGTCGTACTCGGCCACGACCTCGTCGGCCCGCTCGGGAACGCCCAGTGCCTCGGCCAGCTCCTCGACGTGCGAGCGCCAGCTGCCGGTGCCGTCCCAGGTCAGCGACACCGTCGGGGCGATCTGCGAGAGGTCGTCGTAGGCGTCGGCGAGCGCGGCGATGTCGACGCTGACGATGAGGTCGGGGTCGGCGACGGCCAGCGCCTCGATGTCGGGCTCGTTCGTGGCGCCGACGATCTCGAGGTCCTCGACGGGGAAGTCGTCCGGGAGGAACGTGGCGAGGTCGGCGCCGTCGCCCGTCTCGGCCGCCGTGGCG
This Jiangella alba DNA region includes the following protein-coding sequences:
- a CDS encoding DivIVA domain-containing protein, translating into MAKPRFTVVARGYDRAQVDAHCTRIEATLAGTAGTLAITAAEAVNPTFAIVLRGYDHHEVEAWVRARAELLPGAGAPAPSASVVQPPGQVPGARFLVVRLREGYDIGEVDAFVERIRNGAGSLTADEVNAVQFTTVRLRAGYDMQAVDEYLDAVAAQVRPAAPSTAPESTTTDWREAVNARYELLKVAERPAGDRFRTVRLGEGYDLGEVDTFVDHVRATLATSLTAAEVRAAEFTTVRLREGYDMQTVDEWLAAVAAATRG
- a CDS encoding dodecin; the protein is MNRTYRVTEIVGTSTDGVEAAVRNGIGRAAQTLRHLDWFEVTEIRGQIVDGEVQHFQVGMKVGFRLEDA
- a CDS encoding polyprenyl synthetase family protein, translated to MVTPAPLAGPDNPVGLLRPRIQQTLDAFLDGQREVLGAASPQTLPLVDAAAAFLSGGKRLRPTFAYWGWRAAGGDPADDALVTIGAALELFQASALVHDDLIDASDTRRGLPSVHRRFATLHGDSGWQGDADGFGAAAAILLGDMLLAWSAELFDHADVDGDRLRAARAVFDRMRTEVGGGQYLDMLEQVSGGTLPGGQADRARTVIRYKSARYSVEHPLVIGGALAGAPEPLLASYRRFGAALGEAFQLRDDVLGVFGDPDRTGKPTGDDLREGKRTLLVAYALERASAEQAALVGARLGDPALDLDGVTALRDVLVGTGALERVEALVTDLVADARSTLDSADVTEDGRKALSQLIELTTARTH
- a CDS encoding alpha/beta fold hydrolase — its product is MIPAGRDGSVRLGGLVVRDHWFDAPQSHAAPDGERIRLYAREVVSAAAPDRDLPWLLFLQGGPGGKATRPPGASGWVGRAVQDFRVLLLDQRGTGRSTPATAATLAARGDAAAQAEYLSHFRADAIVADAELIRRALLGDDGRWHVLGQSFGGFCSLTYLSFAPGGLASVMLTGGLAPIAVAVDDVYAATYPAAERKNERFHAAFPQARAQLEAVAAFVRANDVVLPDGSRLTVPRLQALGLALGAKSAIPGLVYLLEEAFAADGVLSDTFLVGAWQALSFATQPLYAVVHEACYAHNAATRWSAQRVGAELAQFAPDADPLLFTGEMIYPWMFEHDPALIPLRDTAQLLAEREWGPLYDLDRLAANEVPVAAALYTDDMYVDAGLSRDTAARVRGLRTWETNAHEHDGLRETEDVVDRLIRMNRGEL
- a CDS encoding beta-ketoacyl-ACP reductase, with protein sequence MGRSVLVTGGNRGIGLAIARSFAQAGDDVTITYRSGEPPEGLAGVRCDVTDSDSVDAAFTEVEAAQGPVEVLVANAGITRDTLMLRMSESDFTDVVDTNLTGAFRVAKRAAKGMLRARKGRVVFISSVVGLLGSPGQVNYAASKAGLVGLARSMSRELGSRNITANVVAPGFVESDMTAELTEARRKEILDSVPLGRYGSADEIARVVRWVASDDAAYVTGAVIPVDGGLGMGH
- the fabI gene encoding enoyl-ACP reductase FabI; translated protein: MGILEGKRILVTGVLTEASFAFHVAKLAQQEGATVVLTGFGRMSLVERIAKRLPSPAPVVELDVTSTKQLDSLAARVGEYVDGLDGVVHSVGFAPQTALGGSFLETPFEDVATAVHASTYSLKSLTMATLPLMPGGGSVVGMDFDAQVAWPGYDWMGVAKAGLEATARYLAKYLGSQNIRVNLISAGPVKTMAARSIPGFSDFEGVWNDRAPLGWDLSDPEPGARGVVALLSDWFPKTTGEVIHVDGGVHAVGA
- the moaA gene encoding GTP 3',8-cyclase MoaA; protein product: MLVDRYGRVATDLRVSLTDRCNLRCTYCMPEEGLAWLPRQDILTDDEVVRLVRIAVERLGVHEVRFTGGEPLLRRGLVDIVAACSGLEPRPELSLTTNAIGLAKLAGALADAGLDRVNGSLDTLRADRFETLTHRRRLDDVLAGLTAARDAGLDPIKINAVLMRGINDDEAPELLAWALEHGYELRFIEQMPLDAQHGWDRATMVTAAEILASLQSVFTLTPLGDVERGSAPAETWLVDGGPARVGVIASVTRPFCGSCDRTRLTAEGQVRNCLFAREESDLRGAMRSGADDAELARRWEIAMAAKAAGHGIDDPGFLQPSRPMSAIGG
- a CDS encoding ABC transporter substrate-binding protein, with protein sequence MRRLATPLTLAALIALTACGGDDDPAAGETGGTTHTVVHAQGETEVPDDPQRIAVLWRPTLSALVDLGFEPVATAAETGDGADLATFLPDDFPVEDLEIVGATNEPDIEALAVADPDLIVSVDIAALADAYDDLSQIAPTVSLTWDGTGSWRSHVEELAEALGVPERADEVVAEYDEHVQQVRDAVGDPGAVEVSLVRVQAADVLRLETPASFPGQVLDDVGFARPAGQLEPDPDRDFIEISLELIPEADGDVVFVLANGENTGARETITSSALWQNLPAAQAGKVVDADYDVWGSSTYRGAHAILDDLEAALAEATP
- a CDS encoding SURF1 family protein; amino-acid sequence: MYRFLASRRWLVRTLAGVLLVLLCVRLGLWQLDRNEQRQDRNAVIEANVDGDAVPAAELVPPGQALAAGDEWSTVQVTGRWDVDNELRLRLRPVDGTRGVHALTPLVGDDGTALLVDRGFVPADGRDDDEIELPAPSDGEVTVTARVRHSETGHDVDPSTGSVRFVDVEAIADGLPYPFYGAWGELITQDPEPATSLQLIDPPATESGPHLSYAIQWFLFAVVGVGGFVLLIRAEARGRDETSGDSDTPAPTQSVG
- a CDS encoding DUF3099 domain-containing protein; the encoded protein is MSGNGARRSDPVPSVTTAAAPRSDDLASRQRRYLVMMGIRVACLPLAVISQGWLRIVFILGAVVLPYIAVVIANATRQPRHSALSPVVPPPRLELPAAPVAKDRIEH